A single genomic interval of Orcinus orca chromosome 19, mOrcOrc1.1, whole genome shotgun sequence harbors:
- the FKBP10 gene encoding peptidyl-prolyl cis-trans isomerase FKBP10, producing the protein MEDRKRGSQLWEEGGEGVWRRRRLSRSPSLPAVPAPGTMFRAGRPSHTVLRLPLLQSLLLLLLLQAVGRGLGRASPAGSPLEDVVIERYHIPRACPREVQMGDFVRYHYNGTFEDGKKFDSSYDRHALVAIVVGVGRLITGMDRGLMGMCVNERRRLIVPPHLGYGSIGVAGLIPPDATLYFDVVLLDVWNKADTVQVSTLLRPPHCPRMVQDSDFVRYHYNGTLLDGTAFDTSYSRGGTYDTYVGSGWLIKGMDQGLLGMCPGERRKIVIPPFLAYGEKGYGTVIPPQASLVFQVLLIDVHNPKDAVQLETLELPPGCVRRAVAGDFMRYHYNGSLMDGTLFDSSYSRNRTYNTYVGQGYVIPGMDRGLQGSCMGERRRITIPPHLAYGENGTGDKIPGSAVLIFDVHIIDFHNPADPVEIKTLSRPLEACNETARLGDFVRYHYNCSLLDGTKLFSSHDYGAPQEATLGAHKVIEGLDTGLQGMCVGERRQLVVPPHLAHGESGARGVPGSAVLLFEVELMSREDGLPTGYLFVWHEDPPANLFEDMDLNKDGEVPPEEFSTFIKAQVSEGKGRLLPGQDPEKTIGDMFQNQDRNQDGNITAEELKLKSDEDQERVHEEL; encoded by the exons ATGGAGGACAGGAAGAGGGGGAGCCAGCTCTGGGAGGAGGGGGGCGAAGGAgtctggcggcggcggcggctctcTCGCTCGCCCTCACTGCCGGCCGTCCCAGCTCCAGGCACCATGTTCCGCGCGGGGCGCCCCAGCCACACCGTCCTCCGGCTCCCCCTGCTGCagtcgctgctgctgctgctactgctgcaggccgtggggagggggctgggccgCGCCAGCCCGGCCGGGAGCCCCCTGGAAGATGTGGTTATCGAGAGGTACCACATCCCCAGGGCCTGTCCCCGGGAAGTGCAGATGGGGGACTTTGTGCGCTACCACTACAACGGTACTTTCGAGGACGGCAAGAAGTTTGACTCGAG ctatGACCGCCACGCCTTGGTGGCCATCGTGGTGGGCGTGGGACGCCTCATCACCGGCATGGACCGAGGCCTCATGGGCATGTGCGTCAATGAGCGGCGACGCCTCATCGTGCCTCCGCACCTCGGCTATGGCAGCATCGGCGTGG CGGGGCTTATTCCCCCGGATGCCACCCTCTACTTCGATGTGGTCCTGCTGGATGTGTGGAACAAGGCGGACACTGTGCAGGTGAGCACCTTGCTGCGCCCGCCCCACTGCCCCCGCATGGTCCAGGACAGCGACTTTGTCCGCTACCACTACAACGGCACGCTGCTGGATGGCACTGCCTTCGACACCAG CTACAGTAGAGGTGGCACTTACGACACCTACGTGGGCTCTGGCTGGCTGATCAAGGGCATGGACCAGGGGCTGCTGGGCATGTGtcctggagagagaaggaagatcgTCATCCCTCCATTCCTGGCCTATGGCGAGAAAGGCTATG GGACTGTGATCCCCCCGCAGGCCTCCCTGGTCTTCCAAGTCCTACTGATTGACGTCCACAACCCAAAGGACGCGGTCCAGCTGGAGACACTGGAGCTGCCACCTGGCTGCGTCCGGAGAGCCGTGGCTGGGGACTTCATGCGTTACCACTACAACGGCTCCCTGATGGATGGTACCCTCTTTGACTCCAG CTACTCCCGAAACCGCACCTACAATACCTATGTGGGGCAGGGCTATGTCATCCCAGGGATGGACCGGGGGCTGCAGGGCTCGTGCATGGGGGAGCGCCGGAGAATCACCATCCCCCCCCACCTTGCCTATGGGGAGAACGGGACTG GAGACAAGATCCCTGGCTCTGCTGTGCTGATCTTCGACGTCCACATCATCGACTTCCACAACCCTGCAGATCCAGTGGAAATCAAGACACTGTCCCGGCCCCTGGAGGCCTGCAACGAGACGGCCAGGCTTGGGGACTTCGTTCGCTACCACTACAACTGCTCTCTGCTGGACGGCACCAAGCTCTTCTCCTC CCACGACTACGGGGCCCCTCAGGAGGCAACTCTGGGCGCCCACAAGGTGATCGAAGGCCTGGACACGGGCCTGCAGGGCATGTGTGTGGGAGAGAGGCGGCAGCTGGTGGTCCCCCCGCACCTGGCACATGGAGAGAGCGGAG cccggGGGGTTCCTGGAAGTGCTGTGCTCCTGTTTGAGGTGGAGCTGATGTCCCGGGAGGATGGGCTGCCCACAGGCTACCTGTTTGTGTGGCACGAAGACCCTCCTGCCAACCTGTTTGAAGACATGGACCTCAACAAGGATGGCGAGGTGCCCCCGGAGGAG TTCTCCACCTTCATCAAGGCTCAAGTCAGTGAGGGCAAGGGACGCCTCCTGCCTGGCCaggaccctgagaaaaccataggaGACATGTTCCAGAACCAGGATCGCAACCAGGATGGGAACATCACCGCTGAGGAGCTCAAGCTGAAGTCGGACGAAGACCAGGAGCGGGTCCACGAGGAGCTCTGA